One window of the Lepeophtheirus salmonis chromosome 7, UVic_Lsal_1.4, whole genome shotgun sequence genome contains the following:
- the LOC121121724 gene encoding uncharacterized protein, translating into MSTAIELLEFLEENVSALTSAESMDLQSLVSEGNIFQEMQLLDELFENVEYSEYSRTLAPGLQTEHLRSSTHYDMNLPELFLDNGEELESNWYKRVYIRKYIIDPFEDNIKWAHVSHGTL; encoded by the coding sequence ATGTCTACAGCCATTGAACTTTTGGAATTTCTGGAGGAAAATGTTTCCGCCCTTACATCAGCAGAGTCCATGGATCTTCAGTCCCTCGTTTCTGAAGGGAACATCTTCCAGGAAATGCAATTATTAGATGAATTGTTTGAAAATGTTGAATATTCAGAGTATTCCAGGACCTTGGCACCAGGTCTTCAGACTGAGCATTTACGGTCCTCTACTCACTACGATATGAACTTACCTGAGTTGTTTTTGGATAATGGTGAAGAGTTGGAAAGTAATTGGTATAAGAGGGTCTATATTCGAAAGTATATAATAGATCCTTTTGAGGATAACATCAAATGGGCTCATGTCTCTCATG